One stretch of Gopherus flavomarginatus isolate rGopFla2 chromosome 2, rGopFla2.mat.asm, whole genome shotgun sequence DNA includes these proteins:
- the FAM136A gene encoding LOW QUALITY PROTEIN: protein FAM136A (The sequence of the model RefSeq protein was modified relative to this genomic sequence to represent the inferred CDS: deleted 1 base in 1 codon) encodes MCRRWVSESLSRGRQGDPRLAMPPAGHQRPLFPQPGCADPGSERRGRPVSSGPCGRCRAGGMAEAQQSRMQEAIDSMVQGLERENIRKMQGNMFRCSAGCCENNTASMQQVHHCIERCHAPLAQAQAVVTKELERFQDRLARCTMHCNDKAKDSLDSGSKEQQVKQQLESCVTKCVDDHVHLIPSMTKKMKETLAAIAQ; translated from the exons ATGTGTAGACGGTGGGTGAGCGAGTCTCTGAGCAGAGGCAGACAGGGGGATCCCAGGCTTGCAATGCCCCCAGCTGGGCACCAGAGGCCGCTGTTC CCCCAGCCGGGCTGCGCTGACCCGGGAAGTGAACGCAGGGGGCGGCCGGTGTCCTCTGGCCCATGTGGGCGCTGCCGGGCGGGCGGCATGGCTGAGGCTCAGCAGAGCAGGATGCAGGAGGCCATCGACAGCATGGTACAGGGGCTGGAGCGGGAGAACATCCGGAAGATGCAG GGTAACATGTTTCGATGCAGCGCCGGCTGCTGCGAGAATAACACGGCCTCCATGCAGCAGGTGCACCATTGCATCGAGCGCTGCCACGCGCccctggcccaggcccaggccgTCGTTACCAAAGAACTGGAGAGGTTTCAG GACCGTTTGGCTCGCTGCACGATGCACTGTAATGACAAAGCCAAAGATTCCCTGGATTCAGGAAGCAAGGAGCAGCAGGTGAAACAACAGCTGGAGAGCTGCGTGACAAAGTGCGTGGACGATCACGTGCATCTCATCCCCAGCATGACCAAGAAAATGAAGGAGACTCTGGCGGCCATTGCACAATAA
- the SNRPG gene encoding small nuclear ribonucleoprotein G yields MSKAHPPELKKFMDKKLSLKLNGGRHVQGILRGFDPFMNLVIDECVEMAQGGQQNTIGMVVIRGNSIIMLEALERV; encoded by the exons ATGAGCAAAGCGCACCCGCCCGAGCTGAAGaa ATTCATGGATAAGAAGCTTTCAC TGAAGTTAAATGGTGGCCGACATGTCCAAGGGATATTGCGAGGGTTTGACCCATTCATGAATCTAGTGATAGACGAGTGTGTGGAGATGGCACAAGGTGGACAACAGAACACTATAGGGATGGTG GTAATACGAGGAAACAGCATCATCATGTTAGAAGCCTTGGAACGAGTATAG